A stretch of Nitrospirota bacterium DNA encodes these proteins:
- a CDS encoding class I SAM-dependent methyltransferase encodes MRDRLTWQFNEFKQVGKDYSTPNEVEMYDSSHSEFRNIEQESIAVLDTLGIGENDVIIDFGSGTGTFAIQAALRCATVYAVDVSQAMIDYAKIKAEKAGVSNIVFCHSGFLAFESDGLAVDFITTTLAFHHLPDFWKGIALNRMYHMLKPGGQLFIHDAILEEHQAIENIASLIEKLAAAGGDFLQQDAEGHFREEFSTYDWIMDELLSRAGFVIKSKRIQEGVIGTYYCTK; translated from the coding sequence CTTGGCAATTCAATGAATTTAAACAGGTAGGCAAGGACTACAGCACCCCGAATGAGGTTGAGATGTACGATTCAAGCCATTCTGAATTCCGGAATATTGAACAAGAAAGCATTGCTGTTCTTGACACTCTTGGAATCGGTGAAAACGACGTAATAATCGACTTCGGTTCAGGGACAGGCACTTTTGCTATCCAGGCGGCGCTTCGATGTGCCACAGTCTATGCCGTCGACGTTTCACAGGCCATGATCGACTACGCAAAAATTAAAGCTGAGAAGGCGGGTGTCTCAAATATTGTATTTTGTCACAGTGGATTTCTCGCTTTTGAATCTGATGGCCTTGCTGTAGATTTCATTACTACAACACTCGCTTTCCATCATCTACCTGACTTCTGGAAAGGAATAGCCTTAAATCGTATGTACCACATGCTTAAACCCGGAGGTCAACTTTTTATTCATGATGCAATCCTTGAGGAACATCAGGCAATTGAGAATATAGCGTCCTTGATTGAAAAACTGGCAGCAGCAGGTGGTGATTTTCTTCAACAAGACGCAGAAGGGCACTTTAGGGAAGAGTTTTCCACTTATGACTGGATTATGGACGAACTCTTATCACGAGCCGGATTCGTTATCAAGAGTAAGAGAATACAAGAAGGAGTGATTGGAACTTACTATTGCACTAAATAA
- a CDS encoding cation-translocating P-type ATPase, with protein sequence MHWQMEAEKVAEVLKTSPQGLSNEEARKRLREYGPNELVEKKKKTPFEMFLDQFKDFMILVLIGAAVISGIVGEVTDTLVIILIVVINAVIGFVQEYRAEKAMAALKKMAALAATVVRDGQPVDIPASELVPGDIVILEAGKIVPADMRLMEVAQLKVEEAALTGESVPVEKVVTALHDESLSIGDRKNMVYKGTIITYGRGLAIVTATGMNTELGRIATMLQDEEAVKTPLQKRLAKFGRKLAMAVLAICAVVFVVGLLRGEPVMLMLLTAISLAVAAIPEALPAVVTISLAIGAKKMVKQNALIRKLPAVETLGSVTYICSDKTGTLTLNRMTVEELYVNGELLRGSDLKADTDQLVSGSPLHRLMTALALSNDARSGVNGNIIGDPTEAALYSIARKHGFDKNNLEKLFPRVAELPFDSERKCMTTFHRMPADSPLTSGAPEALTAGGYISFTKGAIDVLLDKSTNILTAAGLKEIDREELEEVNARMAADGLRVLGIAFRYWENLPEVLTPSDIEKELTIVGLVGLMDPPRQEAREAVALCKAAGIKPVMITGDHPLTAETISRRLGILEDDSEAILTGQELDALSLEEFEEKVEHIRVYARVAPEQKLKIVKALQDKGQFVAMTGDGVNDAPALKRADIGIAMGITGTDVSKEAASMILIDDNFATIVKAVKEGRKIYDNIRKFIKYMLTTNSAEIWTLFLAPFLGLPIPLLPIHILWINLMTDGLPALALSVEPEEGDVMKRPPRHPGESIFAHGLGIHAIWVGLLMAGIVLSVQAWTIRTESAHWQTMVFTVLCISQLFHVLAIRSEKESSFKVGLFSNKPLLGAVILSFGLQMAVIYIPFLNPIFRTEPLSAGELAITLAVSSVVFFAVEGEKWVKRRYRK encoded by the coding sequence ATGCACTGGCAGATGGAAGCAGAAAAAGTCGCTGAGGTCCTGAAGACATCACCTCAGGGTCTTTCAAATGAAGAGGCACGTAAACGGCTCAGGGAGTATGGGCCAAACGAGCTTGTTGAGAAGAAGAAAAAAACACCCTTTGAAATGTTCCTTGATCAGTTCAAGGACTTCATGATCCTTGTACTCATTGGCGCTGCCGTTATTTCGGGGATTGTTGGTGAGGTTACCGATACCCTTGTAATTATTCTGATCGTTGTTATTAATGCTGTCATAGGGTTTGTTCAGGAGTACAGGGCAGAGAAGGCAATGGCGGCATTGAAGAAAATGGCAGCCCTGGCAGCAACTGTTGTGAGGGACGGGCAACCTGTTGATATCCCTGCATCAGAACTTGTCCCCGGTGATATTGTAATCCTTGAGGCCGGGAAGATAGTGCCGGCGGATATGCGCCTTATGGAGGTAGCACAGCTGAAGGTTGAAGAGGCGGCGCTTACAGGAGAGTCCGTGCCAGTTGAAAAGGTGGTAACGGCCCTGCATGACGAGAGCCTGTCCATTGGGGACAGGAAGAACATGGTTTATAAGGGCACTATTATTACCTACGGCCGCGGTCTTGCTATCGTTACGGCAACCGGAATGAATACGGAGCTTGGCAGGATTGCCACAATGCTTCAGGATGAAGAAGCAGTAAAAACACCACTTCAGAAGAGGCTTGCAAAGTTCGGCCGTAAGCTTGCCATGGCCGTCCTTGCAATATGTGCCGTGGTCTTTGTCGTTGGTCTCCTCAGGGGAGAGCCCGTGATGTTGATGCTGCTCACTGCCATCTCCCTTGCAGTTGCTGCAATACCTGAGGCCCTCCCTGCTGTGGTAACCATCTCCCTTGCCATCGGTGCAAAAAAGATGGTCAAACAGAATGCCCTGATAAGAAAGCTCCCGGCCGTGGAGACCCTCGGCTCAGTGACCTATATCTGCTCTGACAAGACCGGAACCCTGACACTCAACAGGATGACCGTGGAGGAGCTTTATGTTAACGGAGAGTTGCTTCGCGGTTCAGACCTGAAGGCCGATACTGATCAACTCGTTTCAGGCTCTCCCCTTCACCGTTTAATGACAGCCCTGGCATTAAGCAATGACGCCAGGAGCGGTGTTAACGGTAATATCATCGGAGATCCGACAGAGGCGGCCCTTTACTCCATAGCAAGGAAGCATGGTTTTGACAAGAATAATCTTGAAAAGCTATTCCCGAGGGTGGCTGAGCTGCCCTTTGACTCAGAGCGAAAGTGCATGACTACCTTCCACAGGATGCCTGCCGACTCCCCTTTGACATCAGGGGCTCCGGAGGCATTGACTGCAGGGGGGTATATCTCTTTTACAAAAGGCGCAATAGATGTACTGCTTGATAAATCAACCAATATCCTGACGGCCGCGGGATTGAAGGAGATAGACAGGGAAGAGTTGGAAGAGGTAAATGCGAGGATGGCAGCCGACGGACTCAGGGTCCTGGGGATTGCCTTCAGGTATTGGGAGAACCTGCCTGAAGTTCTGACCCCTTCCGATATTGAAAAGGAACTTACCATTGTCGGTCTTGTGGGCCTGATGGATCCGCCAAGGCAGGAGGCAAGGGAAGCAGTAGCTCTCTGCAAGGCGGCCGGGATAAAACCGGTAATGATTACAGGTGACCACCCGCTTACAGCGGAGACCATATCAAGGAGACTCGGCATCCTTGAAGACGACTCCGAGGCGATACTTACAGGACAGGAACTCGATGCACTCTCTCTGGAGGAGTTTGAAGAGAAGGTTGAGCATATCAGGGTCTATGCAAGGGTGGCTCCGGAGCAGAAATTAAAGATAGTAAAGGCGCTGCAGGACAAGGGCCAGTTTGTTGCCATGACAGGAGACGGGGTTAATGACGCCCCTGCCTTGAAGCGGGCTGATATCGGTATTGCGATGGGTATTACAGGAACGGATGTCTCCAAGGAGGCCGCTTCAATGATACTCATTGACGATAATTTTGCAACGATTGTAAAGGCCGTAAAGGAAGGCCGGAAGATATATGACAACATAAGGAAATTCATAAAGTACATGCTGACCACGAACTCGGCCGAGATATGGACACTCTTTCTTGCCCCTTTCCTGGGGCTTCCCATCCCCCTGCTGCCCATCCACATCCTCTGGATTAATCTTATGACCGACGGGCTGCCGGCACTTGCCCTTTCCGTTGAACCAGAGGAAGGTGATGTCATGAAGAGGCCGCCACGCCATCCCGGCGAGAGTATATTTGCCCATGGCCTCGGCATTCATGCCATCTGGGTGGGACTGCTGATGGCAGGTATTGTCCTGTCAGTGCAGGCGTGGACTATCAGGACGGAATCCGCTCACTGGCAGACCATGGTCTTTACAGTATTATGTATCTCCCAGCTCTTTCATGTGCTTGCCATAAGGTCGGAAAAAGAATCGTCATTCAAGGTAGGTCTCTTCTCAAACAAGCCCCTTCTGGGTGCGGTAATATTGAGTTTCGGCTTGCAGATGGCGGTTATTTATATCCCTTTTCTGAATCCGATATTCAGGACCGAGCCCCTGTCTGCAGGTGAGCTGGCGATTACACTTGCAGTCTCTTCTGTGGTATTCTTTGCAGTAGAGGGTGAGAAATGGGTTAAAAGAAGGTACAGGAAGTAA
- a CDS encoding cation:proton antiporter produces the protein MEIALLNDIVVIFALSIAVLFLCSRLKVPSIVGFILTGVLAGPHGLGLVKSVHEVQALAEVGVVLLLFAIGIEFSLKSLLQIRKSVLLGGSLQVLLTILAASVIAAQFGQPIGKAIFIGFLISLSSTAIVLKLIQERAEVDSPHGRTSLAILIFQDVIIVPMILLTPLLAGESGGTGGSLLILLAKGIAIIVLVVVSAKWVVPWVLYQVARTRSHELFLLSVFLICLAVAWMTSSAGLSLALGAFLAGLVISESEYGHQALGNISPFRDVFTSFFFVSIGMLFDGGFLFEHPVLILLITVAVMIVKAALAGFSATLLGFPVRTAILVGFALSQVGEFSFILSKTGLEHGLLEGNVYQMFLSVSVLTMAATPFVMAFAPRVADFVSRLPLPVRLKNGLHPVQVIKVESKKDHLVIIGFGVNGRNLARAARVGSIPYVVIEMNPEVVRNERAKGEPIYYGDATQEAVLQHADIKNARIVVVAISDPAATRRITELVRRLNPNVHLIVRTRYLQEMKPLYELGANEVVPEEFETSVEIFSRVLGKYLVPRDEIERFIAEVRSDGYEMLRSLSGKHVSFPDLKLHLPGVEVSALRVKEKSPLVGKTLAQADLRKKHGVTVVAIRRDSQILSNPDGDSQIRAGDVLLILGSPEKIAAVSGLFYP, from the coding sequence ATGGAAATAGCACTCTTAAATGACATTGTTGTTATATTTGCCTTATCCATTGCAGTGCTGTTTCTGTGCAGCAGGCTGAAGGTGCCCTCTATTGTTGGATTCATCCTGACCGGGGTATTGGCAGGGCCGCATGGGCTTGGCCTCGTGAAGTCGGTTCATGAGGTCCAGGCCCTGGCTGAAGTCGGGGTTGTTTTGCTACTTTTCGCTATAGGGATCGAATTCTCCCTGAAAAGCCTGCTGCAGATCAGGAAATCCGTCCTGCTGGGCGGTTCTCTCCAGGTTTTGCTGACCATACTGGCTGCATCCGTTATAGCGGCTCAATTCGGTCAGCCCATTGGTAAAGCGATCTTTATAGGGTTTCTTATATCCCTCAGCAGCACGGCTATTGTGCTCAAACTCATACAGGAAAGGGCGGAAGTAGACAGCCCCCACGGGCGGACATCTCTGGCCATACTGATATTCCAGGATGTCATCATTGTGCCGATGATATTGCTCACCCCGTTGCTGGCCGGAGAGTCGGGTGGTACAGGCGGGTCCCTCCTCATTCTTCTGGCCAAGGGAATCGCCATCATTGTGCTGGTGGTAGTCAGTGCCAAGTGGGTTGTGCCATGGGTGCTGTACCAGGTTGCAAGGACGCGCAGCCATGAACTCTTCCTGTTGAGCGTTTTTTTAATATGCCTTGCTGTTGCGTGGATGACTTCAAGTGCAGGGCTCTCCCTTGCCCTGGGTGCCTTTTTGGCAGGTCTGGTTATATCCGAATCTGAGTACGGTCATCAGGCGCTTGGTAATATCTCGCCCTTTCGGGATGTCTTTACAAGCTTCTTTTTTGTCTCGATAGGGATGTTGTTTGACGGGGGATTCCTTTTTGAGCATCCTGTCCTCATTCTCCTGATTACTGTGGCCGTCATGATAGTAAAAGCTGCATTGGCAGGCTTTTCAGCAACTCTGCTCGGGTTTCCTGTACGTACTGCAATCCTGGTCGGATTTGCACTCAGCCAGGTGGGAGAGTTTTCTTTTATCTTGTCTAAAACCGGTCTTGAACATGGATTGCTTGAGGGGAATGTTTATCAGATGTTTCTGTCTGTATCTGTTCTCACCATGGCTGCAACACCATTTGTGATGGCCTTTGCGCCGCGGGTGGCGGATTTTGTTTCCCGGCTGCCTTTACCTGTACGGTTGAAGAACGGTCTGCATCCGGTGCAGGTAATAAAGGTTGAAAGCAAAAAAGACCACCTTGTTATCATAGGCTTCGGTGTTAACGGCAGGAATCTGGCACGCGCCGCCAGGGTGGGAAGTATCCCCTATGTTGTCATCGAGATGAATCCCGAGGTAGTAAGGAATGAAAGGGCAAAGGGTGAGCCGATTTATTATGGAGATGCAACACAGGAGGCCGTGCTCCAGCATGCAGATATCAAGAATGCGAGGATTGTTGTAGTGGCCATATCCGACCCGGCTGCAACCCGCAGGATTACCGAACTTGTCCGGAGGCTTAATCCGAACGTTCATCTTATCGTACGGACCCGTTATCTTCAGGAAATGAAGCCCCTCTATGAATTAGGAGCCAATGAGGTTGTTCCCGAGGAGTTTGAGACCTCGGTGGAGATATTTTCCCGGGTTCTGGGAAAATATCTTGTCCCAAGAGACGAGATCGAGCGGTTCATTGCCGAGGTACGTTCAGACGGTTATGAGATGCTCCGGAGCCTTTCCGGAAAGCACGTATCTTTTCCCGATCTGAAGCTTCACCTTCCCGGCGTTGAAGTGAGTGCTTTACGGGTTAAAGAAAAGTCTCCACTGGTTGGTAAAACACTGGCCCAAGCCGATCTGAGGAAAAAACATGGTGTTACTGTAGTGGCAATACGCAGGGATTCACAGATATTGTCCAATCCGGATGGAGACTCGCAGATTCGTGCCGGAGATGTACTCCTCATCCTTGGTTCACCGGAGAAGATTGCCGCTGTCTCCGGCTTGTTCTATCCCTGA
- a CDS encoding capsule assembly Wzi family protein, with protein sequence MRRLGFLLIVISLLLFAPDTVASTNVVVENITYDLLLRLEAEGLIRSGIMTTKPLSRKEVARLILEAERNSEGRSPHIRQIIEFLKEKFRAQIEGARSIKPLDTLYGKYVYSSNTSKVLNYNNDGDLYKKGSNFRFGFSSDVEVGGFSFYINPEVRNSDDETDLTMKRIYGTLDFLGLELEIGKDSQWWGPGNHGAMLFSNNPEPMTMIKLSNPHPLLLPWIFKYIGPFKFTTFLTKLESDRAFPEPYFWGLRFNLKPVSYFELGVQRTFFLGGRGEDEDFNNWYKTMTFVNGYDIPNDGPDVPNDQHVGADIKITLPFKWQPLQLYGEIAAEDISRNITIKGGYLAGIYLPRIFNLDTIDLRGEYAQTQKILYHHNTYRSGYTYKGRLIGHHMGSDAEDLFVGTSLYGTGSTKYSFYYDRERKGISGKNPEVSQEFVLALRQKVSERVDLSLKGGYEKVRDSGHISGNNTDNIVFEFSFDSSW encoded by the coding sequence TTGCGGCGTCTTGGTTTTCTGTTAATAGTCATAAGCCTCTTGTTATTTGCCCCCGATACAGTTGCCTCCACCAATGTTGTAGTTGAGAACATAACATATGACCTGCTGTTACGCCTTGAGGCAGAAGGCCTGATACGGAGCGGAATTATGACAACAAAACCGTTAAGCCGTAAAGAGGTGGCAAGGCTAATACTCGAGGCAGAAAGGAATTCCGAAGGCAGAAGTCCCCATATCCGGCAAATTATAGAATTCCTCAAAGAAAAGTTCAGAGCACAGATAGAGGGTGCACGATCCATTAAACCCCTGGATACCCTGTATGGTAAATATGTATATTCCAGCAACACCTCAAAAGTTCTTAACTACAACAACGATGGTGACCTCTACAAAAAAGGCTCCAATTTCAGATTCGGATTTTCCTCGGATGTTGAAGTCGGGGGCTTTTCTTTCTATATAAATCCCGAGGTCAGGAACTCTGATGACGAGACAGACCTGACAATGAAGAGAATTTACGGCACCCTCGATTTTCTGGGATTGGAGCTTGAGATTGGCAAGGATTCACAGTGGTGGGGGCCCGGGAATCATGGAGCCATGCTTTTTTCAAACAATCCAGAGCCAATGACAATGATAAAACTCTCCAATCCGCACCCCCTACTCCTGCCGTGGATATTTAAATACATCGGTCCTTTTAAATTTACCACCTTTTTGACAAAGCTTGAGTCCGACAGAGCCTTTCCGGAACCTTATTTCTGGGGACTCCGTTTTAATCTCAAGCCTGTCTCATATTTTGAGTTAGGGGTTCAGAGGACGTTTTTTTTAGGTGGAAGGGGCGAAGATGAAGACTTTAACAACTGGTATAAGACAATGACATTCGTGAACGGATACGATATACCGAATGACGGCCCCGATGTACCAAATGACCAGCACGTTGGGGCTGATATAAAAATAACCCTCCCCTTTAAATGGCAGCCATTACAACTGTATGGAGAGATAGCGGCTGAGGACATATCAAGGAACATAACGATTAAAGGAGGATATCTTGCCGGTATATACCTGCCGAGGATATTTAATCTTGATACAATTGATCTGAGGGGAGAATATGCACAAACCCAGAAAATACTCTACCACCATAATACTTACAGAAGCGGCTATACATACAAGGGAAGGCTCATCGGCCATCATATGGGCAGTGATGCAGAAGACCTTTTTGTAGGCACATCCCTTTACGGGACAGGGAGTACAAAGTATTCATTTTACTATGACCGGGAGAGAAAGGGCATATCCGGAAAGAATCCCGAGGTGAGTCAGGAGTTTGTCCTTGCCTTGAGACAGAAGGTTTCAGAGAGAGTGGATCTGTCTCTAAAAGGCGGATACGAAAAGGTAAGGGATTCCGGGCATATTTCAGGAAATAATACAGATAATATAGTCTTCGAATTTTCCTTCGATTCAAGCTGGTAA
- the nifU gene encoding Fe-S cluster assembly protein NifU: MWEYSEKVKELFLHPKNVGEIENPDAVGEVGSIICGDALKLTLRIDKETDRIIDAKFQTFGCASAIASSSVLTELIKGKTLDEALKLTNKDIAEALGGLPREKMHCSVMGREALEAAIANYRGEKKPAETKERIVCNCFQVSEEKIRRVAIENHLTTVEEITNYTKAGGDCGSCIPEIEAILKDIWSARGAPERPKKPKKLTNLQKIALIQDVIEKEIRPRLQADGGDIELIDVDGNRVIVGLRAMCAECPMGGVTIQGIQEKLRELVSEDIVVEAQ, from the coding sequence ATGTGGGAATATTCTGAAAAGGTAAAAGAGCTCTTCCTTCATCCAAAGAATGTCGGAGAGATAGAAAATCCCGACGCTGTCGGTGAGGTCGGCAGCATAATATGCGGGGATGCCCTCAAGCTGACCCTCCGGATTGATAAAGAGACCGACAGGATCATTGATGCAAAATTCCAGACCTTTGGCTGTGCCTCTGCCATTGCCAGCTCTTCCGTGCTTACGGAGCTCATAAAAGGCAAGACCCTTGATGAGGCCCTTAAGCTGACCAACAAGGACATAGCAGAGGCCCTCGGCGGCCTGCCAAGGGAGAAGATGCACTGCTCTGTTATGGGCAGGGAGGCCCTTGAGGCTGCAATCGCCAACTACAGGGGTGAGAAGAAACCCGCGGAGACAAAAGAGAGGATTGTTTGCAACTGCTTTCAGGTCTCTGAGGAGAAGATACGGAGGGTTGCCATTGAAAACCATCTCACCACCGTTGAAGAGATAACCAACTATACAAAGGCAGGCGGTGATTGCGGCTCCTGTATTCCGGAGATAGAGGCGATCCTCAAGGATATATGGTCTGCAAGGGGTGCGCCTGAAAGGCCGAAGAAGCCAAAGAAACTGACCAACCTCCAGAAGATAGCCCTCATACAGGATGTTATCGAAAAAGAGATAAGGCCGCGACTTCAGGCAGACGGGGGAGATATCGAACTGATAGATGTTGATGGCAACAGGGTAATTGTGGGCCTGAGGGCGATGTGTGCCGAATGCCCCATGGGTGGAGTCACAATACAAGGTATTCAGGAGAAATTAAGGGAGCTTGTCAGTGAGGATATCGTTGTGGAGGCACAATGA
- the nifS gene encoding cysteine desulfurase NifS produces the protein MSVIYLDNNATTAIAPEVLEEMSPYLRDLYGNPSSMHTFGGQVRRKIEEARARVAALIGAEADEIVFTSCGTESDNTAVMSAVETYPYRRHVITTRVEHPAVLNFAKHLARKGFRVTFLPVDKFGRLDMEAFSGALDDDTAIVSIMYANNETGVIFPIPRLGELLRERKILFHTDAVQAVGKVPINVRELPVDMLSLSGHKLHAPKGVGALYVRKGTRFYPYIIGGHQERGRRAGTENVASIIGLGRACELAMETLDKEAEYLGRLRDKLERSLLERCPDALVNGDTEHRLPNTTNISFQYVEGEAILLRLNEYGICASSGSACTSGSLQPSHVLRAMGVPFTAIHGSVRFSLSRYNTEAEIDRVIETVPSVIKELRALSPYGREGLIINASSGGLHGKG, from the coding sequence ATGAGTGTAATCTATCTTGACAACAATGCAACTACCGCCATAGCCCCCGAGGTCCTGGAAGAGATGTCCCCGTACCTCAGGGATCTATATGGAAACCCTTCGAGCATGCATACATTCGGCGGGCAGGTCCGCAGAAAGATTGAAGAGGCAAGGGCGAGGGTGGCGGCCCTGATCGGTGCTGAGGCAGATGAGATCGTCTTTACAAGCTGCGGTACGGAGAGCGACAACACTGCTGTAATGAGCGCTGTCGAGACATATCCCTACAGAAGACATGTAATCACAACAAGGGTGGAGCACCCGGCAGTACTGAATTTCGCAAAACACCTGGCAAGAAAGGGTTTCCGCGTTACGTTCCTTCCTGTAGACAAATTCGGACGACTCGATATGGAGGCATTTTCCGGGGCACTTGACGATGATACCGCGATTGTCTCGATAATGTATGCAAATAACGAGACAGGTGTTATATTCCCGATACCCCGGTTAGGGGAGCTGTTGCGGGAAAGGAAGATACTCTTTCACACAGATGCTGTCCAGGCAGTGGGGAAGGTCCCCATAAATGTAAGAGAGCTTCCGGTTGACATGCTTTCGCTCTCCGGCCATAAGCTGCATGCCCCGAAAGGGGTGGGTGCGCTTTATGTGAGAAAGGGCACCAGGTTTTATCCTTATATAATCGGCGGGCATCAGGAGCGCGGAAGGAGGGCCGGGACAGAGAATGTGGCCTCCATAATCGGGCTTGGCAGGGCTTGTGAGCTTGCAATGGAGACTCTCGATAAAGAGGCAGAGTATCTGGGCAGGCTGAGGGATAAACTCGAAAGGTCCCTGCTTGAGCGTTGTCCTGATGCCCTGGTCAATGGGGACACTGAACACCGTCTGCCGAATACAACGAATATCAGCTTTCAGTATGTTGAGGGCGAGGCCATCCTGCTGAGGCTCAACGAATACGGCATATGTGCCTCCTCCGGGTCTGCATGTACCTCCGGCTCCCTGCAGCCAAGCCATGTGCTGCGGGCAATGGGTGTGCCTTTTACTGCAATACACGGCTCCGTAAGATTCTCACTGAGCCGTTACAACACAGAGGCTGAAATTGATAGGGTCATCGAGACAGTGCCGTCTGTCATAAAAGAACTGAGGGCTCTTTCGCCGTACGGCAGAGAAGGACTTATAATAAATGCTTCTTCAGGAGGGCTTCATGGCAAAGGTTAA
- a CDS encoding thermonuclease family protein, whose amino-acid sequence MAKVKLFWDPKGLELDSLGKKKLLRITDGDTPYISMSIRMLSIDTPEVHFPGNQSPSKHDAKFQELADWLQAGKAPAEPGLASFLYPKLVTGSAGTLQKEQGVKATEEFQRLLDLKLVRPNGKKRRLFLRAADEYFDGYGRLLAYIAPSYSRDELSTMSDRDRATFNLLMIESGWAASFPIYPSLPKYRDLLLLQSVAEDAYKNGKGAWSDPGTLTGYEFRMCYRLWEVTGKLVKGKRFTPREKYGWVHRYCIDMTTLEIYEPQQYYKVKPYNRIFIWPKDVNEAVGRLNLVPAG is encoded by the coding sequence ATGGCAAAGGTTAAGCTATTCTGGGATCCAAAAGGGCTTGAACTTGACTCCCTTGGCAAAAAGAAACTTCTCAGAATCACAGACGGGGATACCCCCTATATTTCAATGTCCATTCGCATGCTCAGTATCGATACCCCTGAAGTCCACTTCCCGGGAAACCAGAGCCCGTCAAAACATGATGCAAAGTTTCAGGAACTTGCAGACTGGCTACAGGCAGGCAAGGCGCCTGCAGAGCCCGGCCTGGCCTCTTTTCTTTACCCAAAACTTGTTACAGGAAGTGCGGGTACCCTGCAGAAGGAGCAGGGTGTGAAGGCCACAGAGGAATTTCAGAGACTCCTTGACCTGAAACTTGTCAGGCCTAACGGAAAAAAACGGCGACTGTTTCTCAGGGCGGCAGACGAGTACTTCGACGGCTACGGCCGCCTGCTTGCCTACATAGCTCCCTCTTACAGCAGGGATGAGCTAAGCACAATGTCGGACAGGGACCGGGCAACTTTTAACCTCCTGATGATTGAATCCGGATGGGCTGCATCATTTCCGATTTATCCGAGCCTGCCAAAGTACAGGGACCTGTTACTGTTGCAGTCAGTGGCTGAGGATGCCTATAAAAACGGAAAGGGTGCCTGGTCGGATCCCGGGACATTAACAGGCTATGAATTCAGGATGTGTTACAGACTCTGGGAGGTGACCGGCAAGCTGGTAAAGGGAAAACGCTTCACTCCCCGTGAAAAATACGGATGGGTACATCGGTATTGCATCGATATGACGACGCTCGAGATCTACGAGCCGCAACAGTATTACAAGGTCAAGCCATACAATCGCATCTTTATCTGGCCAAAGGATGTCAACGAGGCGGTGGGCAGACTGAATCTTGTGCCGGCAGGATAG
- the tolR gene encoding protein TolR yields the protein MSEINVTPFVDVMLVLLIIFMVTAPLMKQGLDVDLPKAGGKALPVQERITVTVKKDGKLYLNNKAVSIQEMSRRLKAISKLNPTLYLKADRRVSYGKVMKVMAKIKDAGIEKVGLITEPWARVR from the coding sequence ATGAGCGAGATAAATGTCACGCCCTTTGTGGATGTGATGCTTGTCCTTTTGATTATCTTTATGGTGACGGCTCCGCTTATGAAGCAGGGGCTTGATGTGGACCTCCCAAAGGCCGGGGGTAAGGCGCTGCCGGTCCAGGAAAGGATAACGGTTACGGTCAAGAAAGACGGCAAGCTTTATTTAAATAACAAGGCGGTCTCAATCCAGGAGATGAGTAGAAGGCTGAAGGCCATCAGCAAGCTGAACCCGACCCTCTATCTCAAGGCAGACAGGCGTGTTTCCTATGGCAAGGTTATGAAGGTGATGGCCAAGATAAAGGATGCCGGGATTGAAAAAGTCGGCTTGATAACAGAGCCGTGGGCAAGGGTCAGATGA
- a CDS encoding cell envelope integrity protein TolA has product MREPSLKETAVLSLILHALVFFTALLLIKKTSLVTLPSPYMVRLVSPAKVTVTKVRTAKKVKAKKKPAAKVETARKSRPAKVAKKKAVPVKKAPPPSDGVTLEERIAAIRAKKRIRTVVALRKTVLSVKKEQKPKEVQPPAGQEATTSENTPGGGESLIAGYYALVQERVWSEWVFPEFRTGQGLEAVVNIKIYRNGRVKIQGIKKSSGNTLFDRSVLRAISKASPLPPPPYELEIAVRFTP; this is encoded by the coding sequence ATGAGAGAGCCTTCCCTGAAAGAGACGGCTGTCCTGTCACTCATCCTGCATGCCCTTGTCTTCTTTACAGCCTTGCTGTTAATAAAAAAGACTTCACTTGTTACCCTTCCCTCCCCGTATATGGTCAGGCTTGTAAGCCCTGCAAAGGTCACGGTCACCAAGGTCAGGACCGCAAAAAAGGTGAAGGCAAAGAAAAAACCAGCGGCAAAGGTTGAGACTGCCAGGAAGAGCCGGCCTGCCAAGGTGGCGAAGAAGAAGGCAGTGCCAGTAAAGAAAGCGCCTCCGCCTTCTGATGGCGTGACACTCGAGGAGAGGATTGCCGCCATAAGGGCAAAGAAACGGATAAGGACGGTTGTTGCACTCAGAAAAACCGTGCTGTCAGTCAAAAAAGAACAGAAGCCAAAGGAAGTTCAACCGCCTGCAGGGCAGGAGGCAACCACATCCGAGAATACTCCCGGAGGTGGAGAGTCTTTAATCGCAGGGTACTATGCGCTTGTTCAGGAGAGGGTCTGGAGTGAGTGGGTCTTCCCGGAGTTCAGGACAGGGCAGGGGCTTGAGGCAGTGGTTAACATAAAGATTTACAGGAATGGCAGGGTGAAGATACAGGGTATAAAGAAGTCATCAGGAAATACCCTTTTTGACCGCTCTGTGCTGAGGGCCATCTCAAAGGCCTCGCCTCTTCCACCGCCTCCCTATGAGCTGGAAATTGCGGTCAGGTTTACCCCATGA